The Astyanax mexicanus isolate ESR-SI-001 chromosome 24, AstMex3_surface, whole genome shotgun sequence genome has a segment encoding these proteins:
- the LOC103045347 gene encoding G-protein coupled receptor 182-like, translating to MDYFDNDTEFFHCTVKVDYNSRRIGLFLLHLLVFMVGLVMNVTVVWVNWQRRHSRNTVLFCQLNMGLADTMIMIMLPIYMLEVVLDHVWLWGDFLCRFSNLVVVLSIYASCFFLAYMSVERYLAVVRGSAPKAQILGMTEKRKRNIICAALWLVALFLAALETAHVRILHLQDPGCYLMPTHAYTEWFTSIIIIQTFIQFIVPAAVVATANILAARAVRACPEVQARSAGDVWLLHVYSAVFVVCWLPYHLIMMLMMIDILKPSLFDCNMLEQLFFAYTVVRTTALLHCLANPLLYCFLSRSFRSKLISLVLRHLPQDVAPVPGPDQPGHAAQAEATANGKKAGNAGENSTSQSEGS from the coding sequence ATGGATTATTTCGATAATGACACCGAATTCTTCCACTGCACCGTCAAGGTGGACTACAACTCTCGACGCAtcggcctcttcctcctccacctcctcgtCTTCATGGTGGGCCTGGTGATGAACGTGACGGTGGTGTGGGTGAACTGGCAACGCCGCCACTCACGCAACACCGTGCTCTTCTGCCAGCTCAACATGGGCCTGGCTGACACCATGATCATGATCATGTTGCCCATTTACATGCTGGAGGTGGTGCTGGATCACGTGTGGCTGTGGGGGGACTTTCTTTGTCGCTTCTCGAACTTGGTGGTGGTGCTCAGCATTTACGCCAGCTGCTTCTTCCTGGCTTACATGTCCGTAGAGCGCTACCTAGCGGTGGTACGAGGCTCTGCGCCCAAGGCCCAAATTTTGGGCATGACAGAGAAGCGCAAGAGGAACATCATATGTGCTGCACTCTGGTTGGTTGCGTTGTTTTTAGCGGCATTGGAGACGGCTCACGTCCGTATTCTGCACCTGCAAGACCCGGGATGTTACCTTATGCCGACGCATGCCTACACAGAGTGgttcacctccatcatcatcatccagaCTTTTATACAATTTATCGTGCCTGCAGCTGTCGTAGCTACTGCCAACATTCTTGCAGCTCGGGCAGTACGGGCGTGCCCTGAGGTCCAGGCCCGCAGCGCTGGTGATGTGTGGCTCCTGCACGTATACTCGGCTGTCTTCGTGGTCTGCTGGCTGCCCTACCATCTGATCATGATGCTAATGATGATAGACATACTGAAACCATCACTGTTTGACTGCAACATGCTGGAGCAGCTGTTCTTTGCCTACACCGTGGTCCGGACCACCGCCCTGCTGCACTGCCTGGCAAACCCCCTGCTGTATTGTTTCTTGAGCAGGAGCTTCCGCAGCAAGCTCATCAGCCTCGTCCTGCGTCACCTGCCACAAGACGTTGCTCCTGTGCCAGGACCAGACCAGCCTGGGCATGCTGCCCAAGCTGAAGCAACGGCGAATGGAAAAAAGGCCGGCAATGCGGGAGAAAACAGCACCAGCCAATCAGAAGGCTCCTAA